DNA from Nitrospira sp.:
GGAACCGGCGGCGAAGACGCGGGCCAACTCGGCGAGGAAGCGGGCATCCTGCAGGATGTAGTAACGAAACTTGCGCTCCGACAACGTGCCCTTGCCGAGCGCGAGTACGAACGGGTGAGTCAGCTGCGCGTCCCACACGGGCTGGGCCAGTTTGCGAAGATGGTTCGAAAACGACATGCAAGGTCCTCCTTCGTCGGCGTCCCGCGTATCTCGTCGCTCGTGAATCGTATCTCGCGAACAACTATAGAGAAAAAATCATTCCCGTTTGCGCTTCACGAACGACGTGTCACGCCCGCGGCGCCCAGGGGCGGGGCAGTTGGTTGATGCCGTCCAGCGCCGCGACCCGATAACATTCCGCCAACGTCGGATAATTGAAGACCGTATCCATGAAGTAGTCGATTTGTCCATGGTAGGCCATGACGGTCTGGCCGATGTGGATGAGCTCCGTGGCCCCGTCGCCGATCGCATGGACGCCCAGCAGCTCGCGTGTTTTGTTGTGGAAGAGGAGTTTCAACATGCCGATGTCGTCCCCGATGATCTGTCCGCGGGCGATCTCCCGGTAGCGGGCGATGCCGACGGCATAGGGGATGCCGTTTTTCGTGAGATCGTCTTCGTTGCGGCCGACCATGGAGATTTCGGGAATCGAATAGATGCCGTAGGGCATCAACTCCGACTGGGTGGTGCAGGGAATGCCGAAGGCATGGCAGGCGGCATGGCGGCCCTGCTGCATGGAGGTGGAGGCCAGCGAGGGGAACCCGATGATGTCGCCGGCGGCATAAATATGAGGCACGGCGGTCTGGAAGTGTTCGTTGACTTTAAGGCGGCCTCGGTCGTCGGCGCTCAGGCCGACGGCTTCCAGGTTGAGCGCGGGGCTCGCGCCGATGCGGCCGACCGAATAGAGCACGGTGGTGGCGCCGATTTCCTTGCCGCTCTTGAGCCGAACGACGACTTGCTGTTCCGCCCGTGGCTCCACGGAGACGACTTCCTCGTTGAACCGTAATGTCACCCCGATGCTGCGCATCTGGTACTGCAGCGCCTCGATGATTTCGGTGTCGACGAATTCGAGCAGGCGAGGCCGCCGTTCGATCAAGGTGACATGGATGCCCATCATGGCCAGGATCGAGGCATATTCGGTACCGATCACGCCGCCGCCGATGATCGTGATGGATTTGGGGAGCTGTTTGAGGACCAATATCCCGTCCGTATCGATGATGGATTGGTCGTCGAACGGGATATGGGTCGGCCTGGCCGGGATGGTCCCGCAGGCGATGACGATGAAGTCGGCCGTATGTTCGTGGTGGTCGTCGGAACCTTCGATGCGCAGGCGGTGCGGGTCCACGAAGCTCGCCGTGCCGAAAAACATTTCGACATTGTTGCGGGCCATCTGATTCTGGATGATCTCGATCTCCCGCTTGATGACGTGGTTGGAACGGAAGCTGAGGTCGTCCATCGTGATGTCCTGTTTGACGCGGTAACTGGCGCCGTACAGGTTGCGTTGATGGAAGCCGGAGAGGTAGAGCACGGCTTCGCGGAGAGATTT
Protein-coding regions in this window:
- a CDS encoding Soluble pyridine nucleotide transhydrogenase; this encodes MAHYDLLVIGTGPAGQKAAIQAAKLGKKVGIVERKQVVGGVCTNTGTIPSKSLREAVLYLSGFHQRNLYGASYRVKQDITMDDLSFRSNHVIKREIEIIQNQMARNNVEMFFGTASFVDPHRLRIEGSDDHHEHTADFIVIACGTIPARPTHIPFDDQSIIDTDGILVLKQLPKSITIIGGGVIGTEYASILAMMGIHVTLIERRPRLLEFVDTEIIEALQYQMRSIGVTLRFNEEVVSVEPRAEQQVVVRLKSGKEIGATTVLYSVGRIGASPALNLEAVGLSADDRGRLKVNEHFQTAVPHIYAAGDIIGFPSLASTSMQQGRHAACHAFGIPCTTQSELMPYGIYSIPEISMVGRNEDDLTKNGIPYAVGIARYREIARGQIIGDDIGMLKLLFHNKTRELLGVHAIGDGATELIHIGQTVMAYHGQIDYFMDTVFNYPTLAECYRVAALDGINQLPRPWAPRA